The genome window TGTACAAAACCCATTAACGGTATCAATGTTAAATGCTCAAGCTCAACAAGTGAATAAACCACTTCGTGATAATGTGAAAGCGACATTAAAAAATTATTTATCTCAATTAAACGGTGAAGATCCAACAGAATTATATGAATTAGTATTATCTGAGATCGAACACCCAATGTTGGATATGGTAATGCAATATACACGTGGTAACCAAACCCGTGCGGCAACAATGTTAGGTATTAACCGTGGTACATTACGTAAAAAATTAAAAAAATACGGTATGGGCTAATCTTTAGGGATTTAGGGATTCTTGATAAAAAACCTCACTATTCAGTGAGGTTTTTTTGTTTTCAGATAATAGGCGGTTAATTTACAATATATGAATTTAACCGCCTATTGAATGTTATTGCACTTTGAGTTTTTTGCCTACGGTAATCTTATTGTTCTTGATATCGTTTAGTTTACTCAATTTTTCCGGTGTCGTGTTATAAACTCGAGCAATAGAGTAGAGCGTTTCATCTTGTTGAACAATGTGATATCCGTTTGTAGATTTTTTTGGGTCAGTACGTTTTGAATTTTCATCATTTGTCTGTTTAGATTTACTTTCCGGCTCTTTAGCCTTTTCCTGAGCTGGTTTATCTTTAGATGATTTTTCTGGCTTCTTATCAGATAATTGTTCTTTAGATTTCTCTTTTGGTTCTTGTTTATCTGATAATTTTGCTGTACGAACGGTATCAGATTTTTGAATCTTATCTTCTTCCTTCACCTCTTGATAAACTGTCGTTTTATTACTTCCGTAATGTTTTGAACGGTAATTAACTAATCCATTATAAATTGCTCGAGCAATTTTACGGCGATAAGCCGGATTAGCCAGTTGTTGCTCTTCCGTTGTATTCGATAAAAAGCCTGTTTCCACTAAGATAGAGGTAATATCAGGAGAGCGTAATACACTTAAGCTCGCATGTTGAGGAGCATTTTTCGCCAAGGCAGTAACATTCCCCAAACGGGAAAGGACGCTTTTACCTAACTCATAGCCTGAACGTTGAGAGTGTGAAAACTGGAGATCAAGTACGGTTTGATTGAGATAACGCTCATTATTATTCGATAATACCGAACCGGCTCCGCCTAATAATTCGGATTGTTTTTCATGATCTTCTAGCCATTTACCCATCTCATCACTTGCTCGGCGATTCGAAAGTACCCAAACTGAAGCCCCTTTTTGGCTGGCTGAATTAGGGGAAGAATCTGCATGGATTGATATTAAATAATTAGCACGATTTTTTCTCGCAATTTCAGTACGTTCAGGAAGTTGAATAAAATAATCGCTTTTACGTGTCATTACTGCTTTAAAATTAGGATCAGCATCTAATAACGCCTTTAATTCTTTTGAGATCCCTAATGTCACTTCTTTTTCTTTAATACCCAACGTTTTACCAATCGCACCGGGGTCTTTACCACCATGTCCTGCATCAATCACAACAACAGTTTTCGCATAACTTGTTAGGCTAATGGTTAAGCCAAATAAACTCATAGCGAGATAATTTACTAACTTTTTCATCTTCTTCCTTATTAAGCGGTCTAATTTTCCTGATATTTTGCTAAAATTTGTTTTCCTGTTTCATTTTGAGGGATAAGAGTAAGATTTCGACCTTTATCAGCATAATCGATTTGAACTAGAACATCCGCATCCGGAATCATTCCTTTTCCCTTACCTGCCCATTCCAGTAAACAAAGCGTTTGTGGACGAAAATAATCACGAATCCCCATAAACTCTAATTCTTCAGGATCACTTAATCGATATAAATCAAAGTGATAAAGTGAGAATGGCGGTAAATGATATTCTTCTACTAGCGTATAAGTTGGGCTTTTTACATTCCCCAGATGTCCAAAGGTATGCACAATACTACGTGTTAAGGTAGTTTTCCCTGCACCTAATTCCCCATTTAGATAAATGACTAGTGAATGTTCCGTATTTTGTTGTAAGTAGGATTTTATTGTTTGGGCAAATTGTTGCCCAAACATTAGCATTTGTTCTTCGGTAGGAAAATAAAATGTTACTTGTGACATCTGATTCATTATTTCTCTAAATTGATGAAATGTGTACGATAAAATTTAAGTTCTTCAATAGATTCTCGAATATCATCTAAAGCTAAGTGGGTATTTTTTTTGGTAAATTGCTCAAGAATTTGTGGTTTCCAGCGGCGAGCAAGCTCTTTTAATGTACTCACGTCAAGGTGACGATAATGAAAGTAATCAGCAAGATCCGGCATATATTTATATAAGAAACGTTTATCTTGCGGTACGCTATTACCACAAATCGGTGAAGCACCTTTTGGCACCCATTGTTTTAAAAAATCCAGCGTTTGTAATTCAACTGCACGTTCGGTTAATTTACTCTGTTTAACACGCTCGATTAAGCCGTTCTCAGTATGCGTTTTTATACACCAATCAC of Actinobacillus arthritidis contains these proteins:
- the tsaE gene encoding tRNA (adenosine(37)-N6)-threonylcarbamoyltransferase complex ATPase subunit type 1 TsaE, which produces MSQVTFYFPTEEQMLMFGQQFAQTIKSYLQQNTEHSLVIYLNGELGAGKTTLTRSIVHTFGHLGNVKSPTYTLVEEYHLPPFSLYHFDLYRLSDPEELEFMGIRDYFRPQTLCLLEWAGKGKGMIPDADVLVQIDYADKGRNLTLIPQNETGKQILAKYQEN
- a CDS encoding N-acetylmuramoyl-L-alanine amidase; this translates as MKKLVNYLAMSLFGLTISLTSYAKTVVVIDAGHGGKDPGAIGKTLGIKEKEVTLGISKELKALLDADPNFKAVMTRKSDYFIQLPERTEIARKNRANYLISIHADSSPNSASQKGASVWVLSNRRASDEMGKWLEDHEKQSELLGGAGSVLSNNNERYLNQTVLDLQFSHSQRSGYELGKSVLSRLGNVTALAKNAPQHASLSVLRSPDITSILVETGFLSNTTEEQQLANPAYRRKIARAIYNGLVNYRSKHYGSNKTTVYQEVKEEDKIQKSDTVRTAKLSDKQEPKEKSKEQLSDKKPEKSSKDKPAQEKAKEPESKSKQTNDENSKRTDPKKSTNGYHIVQQDETLYSIARVYNTTPEKLSKLNDIKNNKITVGKKLKVQ
- the fis gene encoding DNA-binding transcriptional regulator Fis — translated: MLEQQPVQNPLTVSMLNAQAQQVNKPLRDNVKATLKNYLSQLNGEDPTELYELVLSEIEHPMLDMVMQYTRGNQTRAATMLGINRGTLRKKLKKYGMG
- the orn gene encoding oligoribonuclease, with the protein product MSKLDSQNLIWIDLEMTGLDPEKERIIEVATIITDKDLNILAEGPVLTVHQSDELLNKMSDWCIKTHTENGLIERVKQSKLTERAVELQTLDFLKQWVPKGASPICGNSVPQDKRFLYKYMPDLADYFHYRHLDVSTLKELARRWKPQILEQFTKKNTHLALDDIRESIEELKFYRTHFINLEK